The Kwoniella dejecticola CBS 10117 chromosome 6, complete sequence sequence ccaccatcaacaacgcGCTCTGGATTTCGATCTgtctcatcgtcgttgtAGTCATCAACCTTTTCGGTGCTGGTGTCTACGGAGAATGTGAATTCTGGTTCGCTTCCATCAAGGTGCTCACCATCACCGGTTTGATCATCCTCGGTATCATCATTTCTGCCGGTGGTGGTCCTGACCACAAATCCATCGGATTCCAATACTGGAGAGATCCAGGACCTTTCGTCCAATACTCTGGTATCACTGGTGCTCTTGGTCGATTCCTCGGTTTCTGGGCTGTGCTTACCCAAGctgccttctccttcatcggTACCGAAATCGTCGCCATTGCTGCTGGTGAAGCCAAGAACCCCCGACGAAACCTGCCCCGAGCTATCAAGAAGGTCTACATCCGAATCTTGGTCTTCTACCTCGGTGGTACTTTCATCATCGGTATCCTCGTTCCTTCCAACGACAAAGGTCTTGCCCTCAACTCTGGTACCGCTCTTGCTTCTCCTTTCGTGATTGCCATTAGACGTGCCGGTATCCCCGCTTTGCCCAGTATCATCAACGCCTGTCTCTTGACTTCCGCTTGGTCCGCTGCTTCATCCGATCTCTTCACCTCTTCCCGAGCCATCTACGGTCTCGCCATCACCCGACAAGCTCCCAAGATCTTCGCTCGAACCACCAAGAACGGTCTTCCTTACgtcgccatcatcttctgttCTCTTTTTGGTGCTCTCGCCTACATGTCTCTTCAATCTACTGCCGGTCAAGTCTTCGGTTACTTCGCCAACTTGACTGCCGCTGCCGGTTTGATGACGTGGTGGGGTATCTGCTTCACCTACATCAGATTTGAGAAGGGTCTTCGAGCTCAAGGTATCTCCAAGTCTTCCTTGCCATACTCAAACTTCCTCAACAAAGGTGCTTTCGCTGCCAAATACGCCATCACCATGATTACCATCGTCTTGTTTTTCTCCGGATGGTCCGTGTTCCTCAAGGGAGAATGGGACACTGCCACTTTCGTCACCAACTACCTTCCTTTGTGgctcttccccctcctttGGGTCGGTTACAAGCTCATCAAGAAATCTCGATTCATCAGAGCCGACGAAATGGACTTCGTGTCCGGTTTGGACGTTGTCGAGGCCGAGTCTTATGAGGAGGAGCCACCTAAGACCATCGCCGGAAAGATCTGGGCTGCTATCATGTAAGCAAGGCGCTCTGCCAAATTATGCATTCATCAATGAAGGGTAGAATAGTCGTATTTAAAAGGGCATCTTGTCTATCAATTCACCATATATACACATAGGTTGTTATAAATCTTTAATGTCTATGCACTCATTTACGCATTCATCAAAATCCGAGTCGCTCGCTTCATCACATTGCGCGGACTTGACGCTTCGCGAGCGTCCTCACACTATTGTGTACTTAAATCCTGGCAGTGTTATAGTGTCTGaaattgaagaggatgatgtggCACTCGAGAGATCCGCCTGCAGTTGACTAGAAGTCTCGCTCTTATCACAGCATTCGACCTTATCTGGCTTATCAgatgcatcatcgtctattGCACCCCAGAAGAGTGGTACCATCGGAAACATTCGACTTAAGCCGACGCTACTCATGCTTCTCAGGTGTAGCAACGGTTTCTCAGGTCCAACAATATGCTTCGTTGACAAGCATGCTCTTTGAGACACTTGAAACCGTATTTGCAATCGAGCGGAATGGCTGAAAGCGTCAGATGACCTTATCTCCCAACGATCGCATGATACGTATGTAGCCTCATGGTGATTTCCATGCACACGCATGTGGGAACAGCAAGCCACAGGCACAAATGACCAGGTATGTGACCGATCACCTTGCGGCGGAGATGACGCAAGATAAGGTGATTTTGTTATCTTGACGAGCATGCAAGCCGTATTACCTGTACAGCTACCACGAAGGGAATTGAGCGATTCCATATGGAGCGTGAGTTGGTGCCAATAGGAAACAAGCTAAAGCAAAGTGTTATCTCGCTCCACACGAGACGTGAGATAGGGAGATAACGCACCATACGAGTACTGTCTATTTTCAGTCTCGCCAAGATACCTCAGGGTGATGAGCATTTTGTTTCGATTGACCTCGGCGCGATACGCGTCTAAGCCTTCGAATGCCATTCAGGATTAGTTGAACCCATGCAGTCGATCTTCAGCCGCTCTACGTCTACAGGTTGTCAGTCTATCTGCCTGTGTCCGCTGACTGCTACTCCATTTGACACATCGACGGTCCAGTCTGACATGTTCAGCTTGTACTGATTTTGCAATTGTCTTCGTGCATTGAACGTATAACTTGGTTATGCTCGGCACAACGAGGCGGGATTAGATGCCGGTTCTCGATCACCTAAGCTTTTGTGTTTTTCCGCGGCCTTCGGTAAAATAGGTAGGGATTCCTATTTCCATACGAGCAGAATTAAACTTTGCAAGCTAAAATCCGAGCACGCGACACCTTCCGTTCCGCCAGCACGCCAGcccataccataccataccataccatacaccGGAAAGGACGGGTCGATCATTTTTTTGGGCTTTTTGATAAGGTGAAAAGCAAGTGGCAAGTCGTATTGTGGTGTGTATGACGAAAATATATGAGGCTAGTTTCATCCTTTTCGTTAAATCACTTTAAACACCATGCGGTCTACAATTCCAATTAACCTTACCTTGTGCTTTGAACCCTGGAGGACCCTTTGATCCACATTGGTCTACCGACCCATCTCGAGTCACCCATGCTCGTCTTGATTTCCCTTCGTCTGCCTTGCCCTGCCTTGCCTTGCTTCGCCCGGCGGTTCGTCCGCACATGGTAACTGAAATACAGGAACCAGTTCCCCCGATTGGAACCATACGGTGCACTCGCTTCGGCATTTGCTAATCTTGTGTGATTGATTTTGGTTCGACGACTTTTACTACTGACAAGTGACGAACGActatggatgagatggacagGGGGCAAAGGGAGGGGGGGGGATTCTGCCCTTCTCCCGACTCTCCGTCCGAGTCGTACCGAAAGATAGAAATAGACTAAATCAGCCTATCACAAGACATGATACGGTATGTGCAGGTTGACCCATATGGTTCACAACGGACACACGGATGTTATCGGCATGACTGGAGAGATGACCTCGGGTGGAGCGTATCAGTCAATGGGATCCATGCAATATGTCGTGCTGATAACGAATCGTCCTGgcgatttgactttgacttgggAATGACCTGACCCAAGTGATCCACCGGACAGATAACCGAATCCTACTTAAGAAAGCCTGGACGACTTTTCTGAAAGACGAAAACAGCCAGTCCCACTTGCatccaaacccaaacacAGTTGATCTGTCATAAGTTAGCTATTTCGAATCAGAGGATAGATTCCTACAATGGGTAGGTCGCTCAATATTatgtgatgaagagggtaGAGGACAGGGGTTagaagctgacattgtgTACCTGGCTTAGCTACGCACAACGTCATTGCCGACATGGAGTCGGCTGCGATTCCTCCTACCGGTCTACCAGCTAGCACTGTCACCCCCAAAGATCTGAAGACTGATCACACCGTTATTGACCCGGAAGCTGTCACTTCCGCTACGGGTGCGCTCGACTATGTCAACGAAGCAGATGAACCTACCGATGAGGAATTTGCGACCTTGAGAAAGTAAGTTCGCTTCTGCACACACTAGCTTTAATTGGAAAACAGATGCTGATGCCCAGACTTTTGAGCAGAGTCCCCGCCAAGATGAAGTGGGTCAGTGTCGCCCTTTGTCTTGTCGAATTGGCCGAACGAGTGAGTTTCCAACGGCTCTCCTGTACTGTTTATGATCGCCGTGTCCAAGGTGATTTCGCAGCAAGAGGTTCTTCGTCGCTGATGCCGTATTGTATAGGCATCCTACCTCGGTTGTTCCGGTGTCGTCAAGAACTTCGTGAACCGACCTCTGCCCAAGGGTGGTAACGGTGCCGGAGCCGTCGCACCGGGTGCTGACGGTGAAAATCAGACCGCCGGGGCTCTCGGTAAAGGAACCGTGACTGCTTCTGCCGTTTACAAcgccttcatcttcttggcctACGTCTTGCCCATCGCGGGAGGTATCATCGCCGATACCAAGTGGGGTCGATTCAAGGCTATCGCCTTTGGTACGGGAGTCGGAATCATCGCGCACGTCTTACTGGTCATCTCAGCTATCCCCTCCGTCATTTCGGGCGGCCACGCTATTGGTCCTTTCTTATTATCCTTATACATCCTCTCGTTCGCCTCGGGTTTCATCAAGCCTTGTCTGGCCACGTTGATGTGCGATCAAATCCCCGTCAAACGACCTACCCTCAAGACTCTCCCCTCGGGAGAGAGGGTCATTGTGGACCCTCAAACTACGGTGCAACGatatctcttgatcttctacttctgcaTCAACGTCGGTGGATTCTTCGCTATCGCCTCGTCTTACTCTGCGCGATTCGTCGGGTACTGGCTCGCCTACTTGCTTCCAGGTATCGTATACATGATCATGCCCGCTGTCCTTTTCCTGGTCTACAAGAGACTGTACCATGCCCCACCGCAAGGATCAGTCACCCTCGAAGCCTTCAGAGTGCTCGGTCAGTGCCTCAAGAATGGTGGATGGAAATACATGATCCGAGGAGGCGACCGATTCTGGAACAAGGCTAAACCATCCGTCATCCTCGCTGAGACTGGAGCACTcaacaaagccaagatcacATGGgacgatctcttcgtcgaCGAAATGCGTCAATCACTCGCCGCTTGCGTCGTCTTCCTGTTGActcccatcttcatcatggCAGACGGTGGTATTGGTGCCCAAGAGAACGCTCTGTCCGCTTCGGTAACCTTGAACAACGCTCCTAACGACGTTATCGATAACTTGAACCcgctcaccatcatcttcttcacccctATTATCACTTATGGATTTTATCCTCTTTTTGAGAAGATCGGCTTCCCTCTCAAACCCATGACCCGACTCTCCATCGGGTTCATGCTGGGCTGCCTCAACATGATTTACGGTGCCGTCCTCCAATGGAAAGTGTACAAGACCTCTCCTTGTGGATACTACGCCTCAACAGCCGACGTGTGCGAAGAAGTATCTTCGATCTCCATTTGGGCGCTCGCACCACTCCAAGTACTTCCTGCTATTGGAGAGATCTTTGTGATGGTAACAGGATACGAGTTGGCCTATACCAGAGCACCCGCACGAATGAAGGGTTTGGTCTATGCTTTATGTCTCGGTGCCTCGGCTATCTCGTCTGCGATCGGTCTCGCCTGTTCGAACGCGATCCAAGATCCATACCTCATCTGGCCTTACGTTGCTCTGGCAGTAGCCTGTTTCATCTGCGCGATCATCTTCCCAACTTGGCTCAGACACCTCAACGAACCCACAAGAGTCTTCGCCGACCCCGCAAGACAAGCTGGTGTCCTCCAATCTATCGAAGGTGAAAAGCCCCTCACCTCAAACAACGCCTCGAGCGAGAAAATCTAAACGGCATACGTCAATTAGAGTGATGGACAGGGATGTCTGCATTCTGCTCAATGTGAGCACCATTTGGGGCGACTTGGGTGGAAAGATGGTTGTCACCTAGGCGCCGGGCGGTGGAAGATTCTTATTTGTAGTCATTCTCATTTCGGATTTTACATATTCGTTCTATATTCGGGCGTCCGCCTGTACTTCGGTCTCACGATATATGCACTATGCATTAATGATTTTTGCGTATTACCAAGCTTCAGCAATAGAAGCAAGTCGCACTACCTTCATCGTACAGCTATAAGGCGTGTTCCGGAACAGCAACCTGCCCAAATACCTCGTCTCCTTCCcacgagatcagctcacaATCCCTAATATCAGAATCATGCACCCCAGTCGAGATTTGCGTCTCGATACAAGCCAGATCGACGGTGGCATCAAGAATCAGTACAGGGTGGTCTGCAGAAACCTCTTAGTCAGTCATCTTTatgaggaagatgtggtaGACGATGCCGACTCACGCCATACTCCAGGAGCATAAGTCAGTCCCATGTCGGGAGGTAAAATGAAGGACTTGATCGTCGCAGGATCAGGTTTGTCATCTAGTAAAACCATCTCGTGATTAGCCGGTGCAATCAGCAGGACGGTCAATTGCGAGAACTCACCAGGTCCATTTTCGGCTACAATCACCAAGAATTCTCCTCCGGCCGGTaaagcttcttcagattTTCCAGACCACTGAACGCAAGCAAAATGCCAGTCAGAAACCTATTGGGTGTCTcatggagaaggaaaaaaTGAGATATTGCTCACCTCAGCTTTTCCCATAGGTAAGAATGTCTGACTCGTATACTGGTGTCTTTCCATAAACCTCACATCGAAAgtctttcctctttccagaCCGATCTTCTCGGTAGCTCGGAAAACAGATATGGCAGTCACAGCTCCACTTTCTTCTGGGTAAGTGGAGATAGTAGAAGATAGAGCGTTATGTTTGACCGTCTTGCCATCGGGCGAAGATTCCGAGTCTGTATGCGTTGATGAAGGGGAACTAGTGATGATCTGACCAAAAGGTGCAAAGTTTTCGGGAGTGATCAATGTTGGCTTGATGCTGGAGCCTGCGCCACCCAGCAGAGACGTCGTATTGAGGATGGAGGATAATATGCCCGTAGAGCTGGAATCGCTGGATTCCAGAAGGCCTTTCGGGGTGGAGGCCCCGATATTGGTGGCTGCGGGATAAGGTGGGATCTGAAGATAAGTAGTAATTGAAGGTTGGACTTTCTCGACGTATgctttgattgatgggtcAGGCGTTCCTCTCTCAATGACAGCGTAGTCGAGATCCTAAGCGTGGATGTGAGCGTACGATGGTTAGCATTTCTCATTAATGGCAAGATTCGTGCTTACCCCTCCGACAGTCAGTAACGAATGATCTGCACCACAACCAAAATTCAGCAACTGCAAAGTCCCGTTATTCTCGATACTAGCCGACTCACGCCATATACCAGCATCGAACGACACCCCTTGCGCAGCAGTAGCCAAGAACGCCCTGATAGTCTTCAAATCCGGCTTGTCGTCCGTCCCATTCAACGCGGCAACCACAATGAACGATCCAGGAGGTGAGGAACCTGCTCGTCGATTAAGGGGTATGAAAGCTTGAGTCGTATACGCATGTCTTTCTAACAGCTCAACCTTGATCTTCGCTCCTTCAGCTATGTCCAGCCGGTTGGAAGCCTTCACACTTCCCACTGTGACCCCTCCTTCTTTGCCTACTCCTTCCGGATAGCTCTCTTTAATCTTTCCTACTCGGTGAAACTTAGTTGCTGTTCCTTGGTTGGCGGTCGTGACGGCTACTCCCTTCGGTGctgaggaagggaaagaccACCCTTGGATGACTTGTCCGAAAGGCTTGAAGGCCTCGTATGTCAATGGTAGAACCGGTAAGGTGATTTCCGGACTGAGGGTTGAAGCTGGAGTCAAAGGAGCAGATTGCGGGGACAAGGGATATCCGAAGACTCGGAGTCGCTTCGATCCACCATCTATCGGATGAATGAAAGACGGTGTCAGCTGGGGAACGTACGCACAGAACGGGCAATGATAATCTTGAgagggacgaagaagatatggCAAGCTCACCAGGATAGATCGTGTATCTTACATGAGTCCAGACACGCTTGTCCTCAATGGTCCTCTCAATATCGAAATAGTGTTGTCGGTGTGGCCCAAGAGGTTTCTTGCTGACGATCTCCGTCCATTGAGCGGAAGAaagatcagagtcagaggTCGACAAGGTGGCTTCGATGGTGCATGCCTGGATACACCACAATTAGCTTAGCTAGGCTAACCAAATTATCGAGCCGTGGTCGGGCTTCAAGTCGGCGTGAAATCGTTTGGTTCAGTGTGATCTGTTCAAACCGCTATATGTCTATACTTTCTTGAATAAAGAAGATTAAGGAATTTCAAACTCACCACAGGGTAATTACCCGGATGGAAAGCCGTATCCACCTCAATATGACTAATGACCCCCTCGACGCCCAATTTCACTATAACCCAttctttcctctcttgcCCCTTGAGCGCTCCGTCAGTAGGATGATATTTCCCCCTGTTATGCTGAGATCGCCTCGTCTCCCATCCGTCGGACATGTCGAACCCTCGACCAGGCAAAAGGAGGTTTTGAGGGGGCGAGAAGTTGGCATCTGAGCACGAGATGATCCTGCCCCCGATCAAGGGAGATACCAGGTCTATCGGCTCGAGAGATCTGTAATTTTCCGGTAAAGAGTCGGGCTGGGCGGGTGGAGTAGGGAGGCCGTATGCTCTGAATCGCGCCTAAGTACAGTCAAACACAGTACTTCATCAGTACTCAGTCCATCCCCAACTCAGTTTCGTTCACTGGTCATAAATGGACCAGTAGGAGGAGTGAAAGATAATGAGCAACTGACCATCCCTCCATCAGGTATCATCCTGACCATGACCCAAGCCCAAGTACCTTTCTTCCCATGCTCATTGACTTCGAAGATATGTCTACTGTTAGGTCCCAGATCGACTACAGGTAAGATCTCTGTCCATCCCTTGGTGTTCGGTGTAGGCTGTGATAGCGCGGTCTCTTCCGTGGTCAAGGGGAAAGACGATTGGGAAAGGGCGAATatctgagattgaggagcTTCGTTGCCGCTAAAATGAGAAGTATCGATATCTACGTATGAAATTGATGTGGAAGGAGTAGCCAATTTGATGATTGCCCTGTGTTGTGCATACGATGGTTATTGTTGTTATGTCAGCGTGGTGTCTCGAATCCTTGCAATCCCAGCCGCATGAATAGTCAAGAGATCAATGagaggagaggggaggaaggagatacAGCACAAGACGTACCAGTCAAAAGTCGGGTTATGTCTCCTAGACTCCCAGCCGTCATATAATGCTCCGTTAGGTCCGAATTGGCCTTTCATAGATATTGAGGGCTATAAGAGATAGCGACGAAGGTTAGTCGGGGTTGTGAGTAAAAGGTAGGATTGATGGAGTATCCAGTGAAGGGATCAAGTCACTCACACCTGGCTTGATCAAGTTATCTttcgaagcgaagaaatcGTCCGAGGTCGATACCACCTTCCCGCCcaatgaggaggaagagacctCTTTGATGTCTCATCAACTTGTGTGCGTCTTCTGGTGAAACACCGTGATCACTCACCGACATAGCTGCTCTTGAGCGTGGTATCGAATTCTTCCAAGGTGATTTGCTTGTGCGGTGCGGTTAATGACATCTTGTCTTTGGGCTTCGGTAAGGGGTAGTATGGGGTTTTATGATCAGGATTCTTGTCTGCTTCGAAGGAGGCAAGATGGATTTCGAATGGAGGGGATTTTAAGGATCAAGATGTTTGGAGCAGAACAAGGCCTATTGACTGGCTATAGCTATTCAAGGGAGTTGCGGATGGGCGAGTGCTTTACCACCTATTTCATATCATCCTTCCAATATTTCATATTACGTGCGAtttcatatcatatcatatcagaTCACCTGCCTGTCCATCGTTCATCCTCGCTTTACCGTTGGTCAACTCCTCCCTCCCTGGCCTTATCGGTTCCTGGCCATTTATCACCTAGTCCACTTTAGCCGAATCAAAAACCGCGTTTAACCGATCAGACCGGACCGTTGTTCGAGGATCTCCATATGTGTATCCAAAGATCCATATTGGCTCTATACTTCGCTGCTGGGCTCATGGCATAGCATGTATATTAGGTTGTCGGTTGTTGACTGCACGAGACATGTAGTGCTACTGATCACCGAGATAACTTTGGTGATGATCCTTccacacacacacacagcACTTCCCATCGTTTCCAACACGACTAGTTAAGAACACCTTGGTCGCCTGACCATGGACACTCAAGGTAGACATGGAGGACATATgagatgcaaatgcaaatgatAATGCTAAATTATGATACATCTaaaaaggtatataaagTCCATCTCGTGAGGGGAAAGGGGAGAACATCGTTCGTATAGGTTCATTTTTGGCGtgtcatattcatattcCACAATCTACACTGTCCCATGCCTGATGACTGTCTGCTCATTCGCGGTGCATCTAAGCGAACAAGGCGGCAACAGCagcggcgaagaggaggataccGGAAGGGACAGCCACGAGTTCACCGGCGGAAGATCCAGCAGATGATTCGGCGGGCTGCACGGGAGAAGGATATCAGCGATTATCAGCGTGGTGTTCGAGATATGAGGAACACATCGCTAAGCAGTAACCGAATGGGACGTGCACATTCCAATGTTGGGAATTTTCAGATAAGACGCTGAATGAGAGGTAAGGATGGCAACACttacagctgaagaagaggctgTACCGGTACCAGATCCAGTAGTGGACGCACCCGTTGGCGAAGCGGTGGTAGCGTCTGTGGTGGTCAAAGAAGCTGTGGAAGTAGCGGAGAGGGTTCTACGAAACACACATGATCAAGTCAGCAATGCGTCCCAGATCGAATTTGACACCTTTGCCCGTAGAACGCGAAGAAGCGTGCCGGCGGATTCCTGGATAGGTAGCTAGAGCAAAGATGCGGACAAGAGATTGATACGATGTAATGTaggatgatgtgatgatgaaAGACGGAAGCAAGATGACGACTCGTCGAAGGGGATTGGGAAACCGGAATCCGACTCACGATTGACCTTCCTTAACTTCAAATTGATTACTCTGAGCCAAAATACCGTTGTTCTGATCATTACCTATGAACGAGATCTGGTATCCCTGTCCAGGTTGGATATCCTTGGTGGGAGTGTAGATGAACGAGTGTTCTGAGGTTTGCACATCTTTCTGGATGACTTGTTTGGCCGAAGAGCCGGGTTGAGAGATGTAGATTGAGAAGTTTCCTGGGTCGGATGAGACGGACTACAAGTAGAATCGAATCGAGCGAGGTGGGCGGTCGTAAAACAGTAGGAGTTATATTTTGCAAATGAGTGAGGGGAGGGGACGTGCGTCGGTATGACGGCGATGAAGTCGTTACCAAGAACAGCAACAGCACGGATATCGAGATTCAGTTGTTTTCTCATCAGCTATTGCGTTGTGAATTTAATGAACGACCAATCAGAGCTATGCACTCACGTCCCACTCAATCAATTGAGATCCGGAGCTCTCCCATCCAGTCTGATTAGAAGGGTTGGTAATTTGGATGGCTTGTGCGGCAGCAGcgaagagggcgagaggTACGATGGCTTTGCCGAACATGTTTGCGAGTGTATCTACTAGAAAGTGTTGGCTTTAAGGTGTTAGGTATTAGTGATTTGGGTATTCTAAAGACGTTTgagcgatgcgatgcaataCGTTGGATTTAgttgaggaaagaagaagaaaggaagggaaggaagaaatgCCTTCgattatatatatatgtataatTTTGGTTGTGAAGTGTGAGTTGTTTCAAAGGAAGAGTATTCGGCCTCAATCAGCATTAACCGACCCGTGCCATCTCACTAGTGTATACATACGTCGACCTGTGTCACCGGCCCTCCTTGCACATATGCATCGGGTATGCAGATACAGGCTGGTCTCATACGATGCATCCGGACATGCCAGAGTTTCAGCATAGCAATTTTGCTGTTATGTAGCTTTCGGACGAGGATGCAGGAACAGGGACCAGGGTGTTCAGATGGATAAACGTATAAACAGAAGGGAGTGCACCGCTTTGTGCGTTCATCCGCACAATGGATGCCATCAGATCTGGGCGATGTTTGACCGCTTCAAGGCGATATTCTGTTCCTTCAAACATTTGCTGACATGGACAGGCGATGCGACATGCCTCCTGGCCGAGATGTTGACCCAGCATGCTCGTTTCTCGATTCGACCACCACCATGTTTGGGATTGAGtgacaagagaagaaaagaaagacaaaCGCGCTCAGCATGGTGTGAAGCTATGATGCACTGACACGTGGTTGAATTACCCAAATAGGCGATTTTAGCACTTGTTTGCATTTGCCAGTAGCCTTTTGCACTGTACGAGTAAGTTACGGCTTCACGGCCCAAGGCTGGGCATACGAGTGAAAAGTACAAGTCCAATTATTGTTGTTCACCATTAATCGCATTCCTTCGTATAATCCACTAAGTGATATCCCTGTCTATACTTCTGCTCCCCATATCGATAGTCAAGTCCTCATTATCGACTCAACAAGCATAAGGAAGACCTGTCACGATGAAGCTTTTAGCGCTTCTCACTTTTTTGCCAATGGGTGAGCACGCGTCCCTAGCTTTCTTGCGCCCTTATCAATCGACATCACTATCGCCGTCGCCCTGCCGATCTTTGTACTGTATAGTAATCACGTAGTGATGAGTCGaaaatgctgattgatgggaaATCCTTTTCACTGGATAATTGATGCAACGTAGCGTTTTCATTATCGACGATCTACTGGCCAATAAGTAATCCGACACTAGACAATCCATGGGTCATAGGCGAGAAGAACCTCGTAGCGTGGAAAACAGGCGGTGGAACAGGTATAGAATCGTTTGATATCCAACTACACAACTCCAACAGGACCATCATGGTTGGATTCTTACCTATCGCCTTACGAGTCCCGATGGAGAAACTCCCAGGAAAGAAATATTACGGGGGTGAAATCGAGGTGGATCTCAGTACGGGGTTACCCACGGGAGATgggttcttcttgattttcaTGAATACTTATCATGGGGAGGTGTAcgcgaaggtgagtcaagtcgatctcCCACCTTTTTCTCAGCGCTGTGAAGTCAAGTAAACGCTTCAAACCGATAATCATTCCTTATTTTACCTTACCTCTCCTCTCCTTTCCTGTTTTTCCCCCCCTTTCCTGTACTCCCTCTTTTTCGCAATTCAGGTTTCATCTCTTGATATTTTGATCAATCGGAGTGGGATGTCATCTGGACGGTGAATGTGAGACTGACCTCTCTTCCCTCCGCAGTCCCCCAAATTCTCAATCTACCAATCGAAACCAGACAACTACACCGACCCCGACTTACCTACCGCTACGGTAACAGCGACCTTGACGACTGTGCCCAACCCAACCCAACAATGGGCCATGACTTTGAACGGTATCGATCCCGATGCCACTGCTTCTGCGAAGAACTTGGCCGGTAACGCTGGATCCGGAACATAAACGATCATCCGCACTTTCGCACCGTCACTGTCAAGAGGAAGGCATGGATGCGAGATATGGAAGAAATCGGAAATTGTTCTTGCGGGCAAGGCCTGTATTAGCAATTAGCAATGTGTCTCG is a genomic window containing:
- a CDS encoding allantoicase, producing MSLTAPHKQITLEEFDTTLKSSYVEVSSSSLGGKVVSTSDDFFASKDNLIKPGPSISMKGQFGPNGALYDGWESRRHNPTFDWAIIKLATPSTSISYVDIDTSHFSGNEAPQSQIFALSQSSFPLTTEETALSQPTPNTKGWTEILPVVDLGPNSRHIFEVNEHGKKGTWAWVMVRMIPDGGMARFRAYGLPTPPAQPDSLPENYRSLEPIDLVSPLIGGRIISCSDANFSPPQNLLLPGRGFDMSDGWETRRSQHNRGKYHPTDGALKGQERKEWVIVKLGVEGVISHIEVDTAFHPGNYPVACTIEATLSTSDSDLSSAQWTEIVSKKPLGPHRQHYFDIERTIEDKRVWTHVRYTIYPDGGSKRLRVFGYPLSPQSAPLTPASTLSPEITLPVLPLTYEAFKPFGQVIQGWSFPSSAPKGVAVTTANQGTATKFHRVGKIKESYPEGVGKEGGVTVGSVKASNRLDIAEGAKIKVELLERHAYTTQAFIPLNRRAGSSPPGSFIVVAALNGTDDKPDLKTIRAFLATAAQGVSFDAGIWHHSLLTVGGDLDYAVIERGTPDPSIKAYVEKVQPSITTYLQIPPYPAATNIGASTPKGLLESSDSSSTGILSSILNTTSLLGGAGSSIKPTLITPENFAPFGQIITSSPSSTHTDSESSPDGKTVKHNALSSTISTYPEESGAVTAISVFRATEKIGLERGKTFDVRFMERHQYTSQTFLPMGKAEWSGKSEEALPAGGEFLVIVAENGPDDKPDPATIKSFILPPDMGLTYAPGVWHHPVLILDATVDLACIETQISTGVHDSDIRDCELISWEGDEVFGQVAVPEHAL